A window of the Xanthocytophaga agilis genome harbors these coding sequences:
- the smc gene encoding chromosome segregation protein SMC encodes MQLHQLEIKGFKSFADKVLINFDNGITGIVGPNGCGKSNVVDAIRWVLGEQKTKNLRSEKMENVIFNGTKRRKPLQMAEVSLTFNNTKNILPTEYSQVTISRRYYRVGESEYLLNGVPCRLKDINNLFMDTGIGPDSYAIIELKMVDEILNDKDNSRRGLFEEAAGISKFKVRKKETLKKLEDTDGDLERVEDLLHEITKNMKSLERQARQAEEYFQIKNKYKSYSVALAHQSVSRFQETLDKLKGQLDAESEKRIRVQAETAQKDAGIEKLKADLLNKEKLLASRQKALNEHVNLIRQHESEKKIKNERLKFLTDKAHSLRNQITEGQRQKTEAEEKITRLEAEKQGIERQANELIAQVAELKSEYEAQKVATAELQQQLTSKNAAFRQRQDELFSLTKSLDIKQVQISTIKQELEKTTSDNAAQTADLEAMATTLGEANMQLRQKMDELQQTQQEIESIQDQLDSLETENESIRQEQITAQRQLDAKQNEYNLTKSMVDSLEGFPEAVQFLSKNPKWDKKTPLVSDIIACPDQYRVALENYLEVVLNYYVVETSETAFSAIALLSEAGKGKANFFILEKLQNATYQKPDAIGLPDGAVSVLDIVEYDSRYQKLAEHLLGNVFIVPDLAIISNSTGNLIFLTESGKVINRSVSISGGSVGLFEGKRIGRAKNLEKLQDEIEKLRYTIDKIITRQSDQKIAREELLVRKNSIQRKVQSLQSEINDLNRQQITLKARQEQLTLMLQNQSLRREDFLNQLETLTEELAISRPQTEAKQAELREVERQIMDLNEELTSQNEQTSVKSNAYNTENIRLIQQQNRLNSMEQEIRFSEDTLRNSQFRLQNNQNELERTETDISTLTEAEEVGDEELVEMYKEKEAIEAGLNEAERDYYASRGEIDKTEKEVRDLTRQRELADSLTMELQGKRNETQLQITAIKDRLSVEFNVNLDAPEEPLEEVVEQEAKEPQIDENGNPVVSEEPKPAASKSKIGKTWNFEEARTLFGEREDELRTRVNELKARLDRLGPINPMALEAYEEIKQRFDFINGQKNDLLNAKNSLLATISEIDTVARETFMTAFTTIREHFIRVFRSLFSDEDTCDLKLVDPENPLDSSIDIIARPKGKRPLTINQLSGGEKTLTAISLLFAIYLLKPAPFCIFDEVDAPLDDANIDKFNNIIRRFANESQFIIVTHNKRTMASTDVVYGITQTEDDTGVSKVVPVDLRALA; translated from the coding sequence ATGCAGTTACATCAGTTAGAGATCAAAGGATTCAAAAGTTTTGCAGATAAGGTTCTCATCAATTTTGATAATGGTATTACAGGCATTGTTGGACCAAATGGATGTGGAAAGTCAAATGTAGTCGATGCTATTCGCTGGGTGTTAGGTGAACAAAAGACGAAGAATCTCCGATCTGAAAAGATGGAGAATGTTATCTTTAATGGGACAAAGCGCCGAAAACCTCTGCAAATGGCAGAAGTATCCCTGACTTTTAATAACACCAAAAACATTCTGCCCACTGAATACTCTCAAGTCACAATCAGCCGTCGTTATTATCGTGTAGGGGAAAGTGAATATTTGCTCAATGGGGTTCCCTGTCGCTTGAAAGATATCAATAACCTGTTTATGGATACAGGTATTGGTCCTGACAGCTATGCGATCATTGAGTTGAAGATGGTGGATGAAATTCTCAATGATAAAGATAACTCACGACGTGGATTGTTTGAAGAGGCAGCCGGTATCTCAAAGTTTAAAGTTCGTAAAAAAGAGACACTGAAAAAACTGGAAGATACAGATGGTGATCTGGAACGGGTAGAAGACCTACTTCATGAAATTACCAAAAATATGAAGTCTCTGGAGCGCCAGGCCCGCCAGGCTGAAGAATATTTCCAGATCAAAAATAAATACAAGAGTTATAGTGTAGCATTGGCTCATCAGTCTGTAAGTCGTTTTCAGGAAACACTGGATAAGTTAAAAGGGCAGTTGGATGCTGAAAGTGAAAAGCGTATACGGGTGCAGGCAGAAACAGCTCAAAAGGATGCTGGTATTGAAAAGCTGAAAGCTGATTTGTTAAACAAGGAGAAACTACTGGCATCACGTCAAAAAGCCTTGAATGAACATGTAAACCTGATCCGGCAACATGAAAGTGAAAAGAAAATTAAGAATGAACGCTTAAAGTTCCTGACAGACAAAGCACATTCGTTACGAAATCAGATTACAGAAGGACAACGCCAAAAGACAGAGGCCGAAGAGAAGATTACAAGACTGGAAGCAGAAAAACAAGGAATTGAAAGACAGGCCAATGAACTTATTGCTCAAGTGGCAGAACTAAAAAGTGAATACGAAGCACAAAAGGTAGCTACTGCTGAACTACAGCAACAGCTTACCAGCAAAAATGCTGCATTCCGCCAACGGCAGGATGAATTGTTTTCGTTGACAAAATCACTTGATATCAAGCAGGTTCAGATCTCAACCATTAAACAGGAGTTGGAGAAAACAACTTCTGACAATGCTGCGCAAACGGCTGATCTGGAAGCTATGGCAACCACATTAGGTGAAGCAAATATGCAACTCCGCCAGAAGATGGACGAATTGCAGCAGACTCAGCAGGAGATTGAAAGTATACAGGATCAACTGGACTCGCTGGAAACTGAGAATGAGTCTATTCGCCAGGAACAGATCACTGCACAACGGCAGCTGGATGCAAAGCAGAATGAATATAATCTGACCAAGTCAATGGTGGATAGCCTGGAAGGTTTTCCTGAGGCTGTACAGTTTTTAAGTAAAAATCCGAAATGGGATAAAAAAACGCCATTGGTATCGGATATCATTGCCTGTCCGGATCAGTATCGTGTGGCTCTGGAAAATTACCTGGAAGTGGTTCTGAACTACTATGTGGTGGAAACATCGGAAACTGCTTTCTCTGCCATTGCCTTATTAAGCGAAGCTGGCAAAGGTAAGGCTAACTTCTTTATTCTGGAAAAACTTCAGAATGCAACCTATCAGAAGCCGGATGCTATAGGGCTTCCTGATGGAGCTGTTTCTGTGCTGGATATTGTAGAGTATGATAGTCGTTATCAAAAACTGGCTGAACATCTGCTGGGAAATGTATTTATTGTTCCAGACCTTGCCATTATATCTAATAGTACTGGTAATCTTATCTTTCTTACAGAAAGTGGAAAGGTGATTAATCGTTCAGTAAGTATATCAGGTGGATCAGTAGGATTATTTGAAGGAAAACGGATCGGACGTGCTAAAAACCTGGAAAAGCTTCAGGATGAAATAGAGAAACTTCGATATACTATCGATAAAATAATAACCCGCCAATCAGACCAAAAAATTGCCAGAGAAGAGTTGCTGGTACGCAAAAATAGTATCCAACGCAAGGTGCAATCACTTCAGTCAGAGATTAATGATCTTAACCGTCAGCAGATTACCTTAAAAGCTCGTCAGGAACAACTGACACTTATGTTACAGAACCAGTCTTTGCGACGGGAAGATTTTCTGAATCAGCTGGAAACATTAACGGAAGAACTAGCTATATCTCGTCCTCAAACGGAAGCGAAACAAGCTGAACTCCGTGAAGTGGAACGGCAGATTATGGATCTGAACGAGGAACTGACATCACAGAATGAACAAACTTCTGTAAAGTCCAATGCCTATAATACTGAAAATATCCGACTGATTCAGCAGCAAAACCGGCTGAATAGCATGGAACAGGAAATTCGTTTCTCTGAGGATACACTAAGAAATAGCCAGTTTCGCCTTCAGAATAATCAGAATGAACTGGAACGTACAGAAACAGATATTTCGACGCTAACTGAGGCAGAGGAAGTAGGGGATGAGGAACTGGTTGAGATGTACAAAGAGAAAGAGGCGATTGAAGCAGGGCTAAATGAAGCAGAAAGAGATTATTATGCCTCAAGAGGGGAAATTGATAAAACAGAAAAAGAAGTTCGTGATCTGACAAGACAACGTGAACTGGCAGATAGCCTAACTATGGAGTTGCAAGGGAAACGAAATGAAACGCAACTACAGATTACAGCTATTAAAGATCGTTTGTCTGTTGAGTTCAATGTTAATCTGGATGCACCTGAAGAACCTTTAGAGGAAGTAGTAGAGCAGGAAGCAAAAGAACCACAAATAGATGAGAATGGAAATCCGGTTGTTTCAGAAGAACCTAAACCTGCGGCTTCTAAAAGCAAGATTGGTAAAACCTGGAATTTTGAAGAAGCAAGAACTTTGTTTGGAGAGCGTGAAGACGAACTTCGTACCCGGGTGAATGAATTAAAAGCTCGTCTGGATCGCCTGGGACCTATCAATCCAATGGCACTAGAGGCGTATGAAGAAATCAAACAACGGTTTGACTTTATAAACGGACAGAAAAATGATCTGCTAAATGCGAAGAATTCCTTGCTGGCTACCATTTCGGAGATAGATACAGTTGCCAGAGAAACATTTATGACTGCATTTACAACTATTCGGGAGCATTTTATCCGTGTATTCCGTTCGTTGTTCTCAGATGAAGATACCTGTGACCTGAAACTGGTCGATCCGGAAAATCCATTGGATTCCAGCATTGATATCATTGCCAGACCAAAAGGCAAGCGTCCTTTGACAATCAATCAGCTTTCTGGTGGAGAGAAAACATTAACAGCTATCTCACTGTTGTTTGCTATCTACCTGTTAAAGCCTGCGCCGTTTTGTATCTTTGATGAGGTAGATGCCCCACTGGATGATGCCAATATTGATAAGTTCAACAATATCATCCGTAGGTTTGCCAATGAATCACAGTTTATCATTGTGACACACAATAAACGTACAATGGCATCCACTGATGTGGTTTATGGTATAACTCAAACAGAGGATGATACAGGGGTATCTAAAGTGGTTCCTGTAGATTTAAGGGCTTTGGCATAA